Proteins encoded within one genomic window of Micromonospora halotolerans:
- a CDS encoding GNAT family N-acetyltransferase has protein sequence MPLLTTPALRPGALAGQPQPDLDAGDLLLRPWRPDDRPAVLAAYADPAVRRWHCRTSTDDEARDWIDSWPHRWRQETGAGWAVTDHTGVLGQISLRAIDLPEAQAEVSYWVLPAARGRRVAARALTALTAFGFDRLGLHRVWLRHSTANPASCRVAARAGLPAEGTHRGAARHTDGWHDMHVHARLRTDT, from the coding sequence ATGCCGCTGCTCACCACCCCCGCCCTGCGCCCCGGCGCCCTCGCCGGCCAGCCCCAACCCGACCTGGACGCCGGCGACCTGCTCCTGCGCCCGTGGCGCCCCGACGACCGGCCCGCCGTCCTCGCCGCGTACGCCGATCCCGCCGTCCGCCGCTGGCACTGCCGCACCTCGACCGACGACGAGGCCCGCGACTGGATCGACTCCTGGCCGCACCGCTGGCGGCAGGAGACCGGCGCCGGCTGGGCGGTCACCGACCACACCGGCGTGCTCGGCCAGATCAGCCTCCGCGCCATCGACCTGCCCGAGGCCCAGGCCGAGGTGTCGTACTGGGTGCTGCCCGCCGCCCGGGGCCGGCGCGTCGCCGCCCGCGCCCTGACCGCGCTCACCGCCTTCGGCTTCGACCGGCTCGGCCTGCACCGCGTCTGGCTGCGGCACTCCACCGCCAACCCGGCCTCGTGCCGGGTGGCCGCACGCGCCGGTCTTCCCGCCGAGGGCACCCACCGCGGCGCCGCCCGGCACACCGACGGCTGGCACGACATGCACGTGCACGCCCGCCTGCGTACCGACACCTGA
- a CDS encoding OFA family MFS transporter, protein MLSALDRRHTVAPPGYSRWLIPPAALAIHLCIGQVYATSVYKNSLIAHFDTGQTAIGVIFSIAIVMLGLSAAVAGTWVEANGPRKAMFVSACFWAAGFLVGALGIATKQLWLLYLGYGVLGGIGLGIGYISPVSTLIKWFPDRPGLATGLAIMGFGGGAMVASPLSRQLLSFYDPGYDPANAGSTASGSALVWLFLTLGVGYFVIMMFGVFNVRVPAPDWRPAGFDPDQVAAKPLVTTANVSAANAVKTRSFWLLWVVLFCNVTAGIGILEQASPMIQDFFRDNGTSAVSVAAAGGFVGLLSLFNMAGRFVWSSTSDLIGRKPIYLLYLGVGMVLYVLLALFGQSATALFVLFACVILSFYGGGFATVPAYLRDLFGTFEVGAIHGRLLTAWSAAGVAGPLIVNAFLDAQGKPGTLTAAAYRPALFTMVGVLAVGFVANLLIRPVPERFHEPAPGPDGVEGAQPVTAERSGS, encoded by the coding sequence ATGCTTTCCGCACTCGATCGTCGGCACACCGTCGCGCCGCCGGGCTACAGCCGGTGGCTGATACCGCCCGCGGCGCTGGCCATCCATCTCTGCATCGGGCAGGTCTACGCGACCAGCGTGTACAAGAACTCCCTGATCGCGCACTTCGACACGGGCCAGACGGCGATCGGGGTGATCTTCAGCATCGCGATCGTGATGCTGGGGTTGTCCGCCGCGGTGGCGGGCACGTGGGTGGAGGCGAACGGGCCGCGCAAGGCGATGTTCGTCTCGGCCTGCTTCTGGGCGGCCGGCTTCCTGGTCGGCGCGCTGGGCATCGCCACCAAGCAGCTGTGGCTGCTGTACCTGGGCTACGGCGTGCTGGGCGGGATCGGGCTGGGAATCGGGTACATCTCCCCCGTCTCCACGTTGATCAAGTGGTTCCCGGACCGGCCGGGCCTGGCGACCGGGCTGGCGATCATGGGCTTCGGTGGTGGGGCCATGGTGGCCTCTCCCCTGTCCCGGCAGCTGCTGTCGTTCTACGACCCGGGGTACGACCCGGCGAATGCGGGCTCGACGGCGTCGGGCAGCGCCCTGGTGTGGCTGTTCCTGACCCTCGGCGTCGGCTACTTCGTGATCATGATGTTCGGGGTGTTCAACGTGCGGGTGCCCGCGCCCGACTGGCGGCCGGCCGGGTTCGACCCGGATCAGGTGGCGGCGAAGCCGCTGGTGACCACGGCGAACGTGTCCGCGGCGAACGCCGTGAAGACCCGGTCGTTCTGGCTGCTGTGGGTGGTGCTGTTCTGCAACGTGACGGCGGGGATCGGGATCCTGGAGCAGGCCAGCCCGATGATCCAGGACTTCTTCCGGGACAACGGGACCTCGGCGGTGTCGGTGGCGGCGGCCGGCGGGTTCGTGGGCCTGCTGTCGCTGTTCAACATGGCCGGCCGGTTCGTGTGGTCGTCCACGTCCGACCTGATCGGCCGCAAGCCGATCTACCTGCTGTACCTCGGGGTCGGGATGGTGCTGTACGTGCTGCTGGCCCTGTTCGGGCAGTCGGCCACGGCGCTGTTCGTGCTGTTCGCGTGCGTGATCCTGTCGTTCTACGGCGGCGGGTTCGCCACGGTGCCGGCGTACCTGCGGGATCTGTTCGGCACGTTCGAGGTGGGCGCGATCCACGGCCGGCTGCTGACCGCGTGGTCGGCGGCCGGGGTGGCCGGCCCGCTGATCGTGAACGCGTTCCTCGACGCGCAGGGCAAGCCGGGCACGTTGACGGCGGCGGCGTACCGGCCGGCGCTGTTCACGATGGTCGGGGTGCTGGCGGTCGGGTTCGTGGCGAACCTGCTGATCCGGCCGGTGCCGGAGCGGTTCCACGAGCCGGCGCCGGGTCCGGACGGTGTCGAGGGTGCGCAGCCGGTGACGGCGGAGAGGAGCGGGTCGTGA
- a CDS encoding MFS transporter small subunit — protein MNEQAGGGQRVRLVVSWVVVSALLGYGVVQTVITAAKLFTH, from the coding sequence GTGAACGAGCAGGCCGGTGGCGGGCAGCGGGTCCGCCTGGTGGTGTCGTGGGTGGTGGTGTCGGCGCTGCTGGGGTACGGGGTGGTGCAGACGGTGATCACGGCGGCGAAGCTGTTCACCCACTAG
- a CDS encoding SDR family NAD(P)-dependent oxidoreductase, producing the protein MTSVTIVTGGGRGIGAATARRLAAAGHDVVIGYRSDHAAAEGVLADVRAAGRRGVAVPADTADPDQVDRLFAAAATLGPLTGLVNNAGITSPIGPFTDLRVDDLRQVVDVNLVGYVLCAQRAARTMTRGGAIVNVSSAAATLGSPGEYIHYAAVKAATDTLTVGLAKELAPRGIRVNAVAPGIIRTDIHALSGVPDRPDTAAGRVPLGRAGEPDEVAGAVAFLLGPDTSYTTGAVLRVAGGL; encoded by the coding sequence TTGACCTCCGTCACCATCGTCACCGGTGGGGGGCGCGGCATCGGCGCGGCCACCGCCCGCCGTCTCGCCGCCGCCGGCCACGACGTCGTCATCGGCTACCGCAGCGACCACGCCGCCGCCGAGGGCGTCCTCGCCGACGTGCGCGCCGCCGGCCGCCGCGGCGTGGCCGTCCCGGCCGACACCGCCGACCCCGACCAGGTCGACCGCCTCTTCGCCGCCGCCGCGACGCTGGGCCCGCTCACCGGCCTGGTCAACAACGCCGGCATCACCAGCCCGATCGGGCCCTTCACCGACCTGCGCGTCGACGACCTGCGCCAGGTCGTCGACGTCAACCTCGTCGGGTACGTCCTCTGCGCCCAGCGGGCCGCCCGCACGATGACCCGCGGCGGCGCCATCGTGAACGTCTCGTCCGCCGCGGCCACCCTGGGCAGCCCCGGCGAGTACATCCACTACGCCGCCGTCAAGGCCGCCACCGACACGCTCACCGTCGGCCTCGCCAAGGAACTCGCCCCGCGCGGCATCCGGGTCAACGCCGTCGCCCCCGGCATCATCCGCACCGACATCCACGCCCTGTCCGGCGTGCCCGACCGCCCCGACACCGCGGCCGGCCGCGTCCCGCTGGGCCGCGCCGGGGAACCCGACGAGGTCGCCGGCGCCGTCGCGTTCCTCCTCGGCCCGGACACCTCCTACACCACCGGCGCCGTCCTGCGCGTCGCCGGCGGCCTCTGA
- a CDS encoding patatin-like phospholipase family protein, translating to MTRALVLGGGGVTGVAWELGLLAGLAARGLDLTGAELVVGTSAGSVVGAQVCSGTPVEDLYAAQLRPARGELPARLGVAVLARWAWAGARGRDEVRARARVGAMALAARTPSEESRRAVIAARLPVRDWPARRLLVTAVDAASGEFVVFDAGARVPLADAVGASCAVPGVWPPVTIGGRRYVDGGVRSPVNADLAAGARAVVVLAPTRAGFGPMPRLSAQVAQLRSAGAEVAVVSPDRAARAAIGRNVLDPARRPASARAGFAQAAAVAEEVAAVWTAGG from the coding sequence ATGACGCGGGCGTTGGTGCTGGGTGGCGGTGGGGTGACCGGGGTGGCCTGGGAGTTGGGGCTGCTGGCCGGGCTGGCCGCGCGGGGGCTGGACCTGACCGGCGCGGAGCTGGTCGTGGGCACCTCGGCCGGTTCGGTGGTGGGCGCGCAGGTGTGCTCCGGCACGCCGGTCGAGGACCTGTACGCGGCGCAGTTGCGCCCGGCCCGGGGTGAGCTGCCGGCCCGGCTGGGGGTCGCGGTGCTGGCCCGCTGGGCGTGGGCGGGTGCGCGGGGTCGCGACGAGGTGCGGGCGCGGGCCCGGGTCGGTGCGATGGCCCTGGCGGCGCGTACCCCGTCGGAGGAGTCGCGGCGTGCGGTCATCGCGGCGCGGTTGCCGGTGCGGGACTGGCCGGCGCGGCGGCTGCTGGTGACGGCCGTGGACGCGGCCTCCGGCGAGTTCGTGGTCTTCGACGCCGGCGCGCGGGTGCCGCTGGCGGACGCCGTGGGGGCCAGTTGCGCGGTGCCGGGGGTGTGGCCGCCGGTGACCATCGGCGGCCGGCGGTACGTCGACGGTGGGGTGCGCTCGCCGGTGAACGCGGACCTGGCGGCCGGCGCGCGGGCGGTGGTGGTGCTGGCGCCGACGCGGGCCGGCTTCGGGCCGATGCCGCGGCTGTCGGCGCAGGTGGCGCAGTTGCGGTCGGCGGGCGCCGAGGTGGCGGTGGTGTCGCCGGACCGGGCGGCGCGGGCCGCGATCGGGCGCAACGTGCTGGACCCGGCGCGGCGGCCGGCGTCGGCGCGGGCCGGGTTCGCGCAGGCCGCCGCGGTGGCCGAGGAGGTGGCCGCCGTCTGGACGGCCGGGGGTTGA
- a CDS encoding GNAT family N-acetyltransferase: MTDLVIRPLVAGEEHLFDSLPDPGLVGRAVLGETYAGRGFRPEWTWVALRDGMVVARAAWWAGPDDRAPLVLDWFDFTDAQAAVELLRAAPLRTEYSILLPCGWRRDPAVRAQAQARIDAATAAGMRVLVERYRYHWTPGCGLPARPGRLEFRPEPDDAVILDVLCRIGEGSLDAHFRAAAAAHGPLAAAREGLDLLRWMPSPRDWWRMAFTPGGEPVGLVVPARNQTHHVVGFVGVLPAQRGRGYAYDLLVEGTHLLVEAGADAIVAATDQGNAPMAATFARAGYPVEWERIDLV; the protein is encoded by the coding sequence ATGACCGATCTGGTCATCCGCCCGCTCGTCGCGGGCGAGGAACATCTCTTCGACTCCCTGCCCGACCCGGGGCTGGTCGGGCGCGCCGTGCTCGGCGAGACGTACGCCGGCCGCGGCTTCCGCCCGGAGTGGACCTGGGTGGCCCTGCGCGACGGGATGGTGGTCGCCCGGGCCGCCTGGTGGGCCGGGCCGGACGACCGGGCGCCGCTGGTGTTGGACTGGTTCGACTTCACCGACGCGCAGGCGGCCGTGGAGTTGCTGCGCGCGGCGCCGCTGCGCACCGAGTACTCGATCCTGCTCCCGTGCGGCTGGCGCCGGGATCCCGCGGTGCGCGCCCAGGCGCAGGCCCGCATCGACGCCGCGACGGCGGCCGGCATGCGGGTGCTGGTCGAGCGGTACCGCTACCACTGGACGCCCGGGTGCGGCCTGCCGGCCCGGCCGGGCCGGCTGGAGTTCCGGCCCGAGCCGGACGACGCGGTGATCCTGGACGTGCTGTGCCGCATCGGCGAGGGCAGCCTGGACGCCCACTTCCGGGCCGCGGCCGCCGCGCACGGCCCGCTGGCGGCGGCGCGGGAGGGCCTGGACCTGCTGCGGTGGATGCCCAGCCCCCGCGACTGGTGGCGGATGGCGTTCACGCCGGGTGGGGAGCCGGTCGGGCTGGTCGTGCCGGCCCGCAACCAGACCCACCACGTCGTGGGGTTCGTCGGCGTGCTGCCCGCCCAGCGCGGCCGCGGCTACGCCTACGACCTGCTGGTCGAGGGCACCCACCTGCTGGTCGAGGCGGGCGCCGACGCGATCGTGGCCGCCACCGACCAGGGCAACGCGCCGATGGCGGCCACGTTCGCCCGCGCCGGCTACCCGGTCGAGTGGGAGCGGATCGACCTGGTGTGA
- the cydB gene encoding cytochrome d ubiquinol oxidase subunit II codes for MELTTIWFLLVAVLFTGYFVLEGFDFGVGMLLPVLGRDDRERRVLINTIGPVWDGNEVWLITAGGAMFAAFPEWYATLFSGFYLPLLLILLALIARGVAFEYRHKRPEAAWKRRWDRAIFWGSAVPAVLWGVAFANILRGVPLSADHEYAGGLLDLLHPYALLGGVTTLGLFLTHGAVFLALKTAGDIRERAGALAVKLGVGTAVVAVVFLAWTLSIRSSAAAVVLAVGAALALLAGVAAARVRREGWAFTGTAVAIALAVATLFAALFPNVLPSTLDAAGTLTATNAASTPYTLKIMTWVAVVFTPIVLAYQGWTYWVFRKRIGVQNIPQH; via the coding sequence GTGGAACTCACCACCATCTGGTTTCTCCTCGTCGCCGTGCTCTTCACCGGCTACTTCGTCCTCGAAGGCTTCGACTTCGGCGTCGGCATGCTGCTGCCCGTGCTCGGCCGCGACGACCGGGAACGCCGTGTCCTGATCAACACCATCGGCCCGGTCTGGGACGGCAACGAGGTCTGGCTGATCACCGCCGGCGGCGCCATGTTCGCCGCCTTCCCCGAGTGGTACGCCACCCTCTTCTCCGGCTTCTACCTGCCGCTGCTGCTGATCCTGCTCGCCCTCATCGCCCGCGGGGTGGCCTTCGAGTACCGGCACAAGCGCCCCGAGGCGGCCTGGAAACGCCGCTGGGACCGGGCCATCTTCTGGGGTTCGGCCGTGCCCGCGGTGCTGTGGGGCGTCGCCTTCGCCAACATCCTGCGCGGCGTGCCGCTGAGCGCCGACCACGAGTACGCCGGCGGCCTGCTCGACCTGCTCCACCCGTACGCCCTGCTCGGCGGGGTGACCACCCTGGGCCTGTTCCTCACCCACGGCGCGGTGTTCCTCGCCCTGAAGACCGCCGGCGACATCCGGGAGCGGGCCGGCGCGCTGGCCGTCAAGCTCGGTGTCGGCACCGCCGTGGTGGCGGTGGTCTTCCTGGCCTGGACGCTGAGCATCCGCTCCAGCGCGGCCGCCGTCGTGCTCGCCGTCGGCGCCGCCCTCGCCCTGCTCGCCGGTGTCGCCGCCGCCCGGGTACGCCGGGAGGGCTGGGCGTTCACCGGCACGGCCGTGGCCATCGCCCTGGCCGTGGCGACCCTGTTCGCCGCGCTGTTCCCGAACGTGCTGCCGTCCACCCTCGACGCCGCGGGCACGCTGACGGCCACCAACGCGGCCTCCACCCCCTACACCCTGAAGATCATGACCTGGGTGGCCGTGGTGTTCACCCCGATCGTGCTGGCCTACCAGGGCTGGACCTACTGGGTGTTCCGCAAGCGGATCGGGGTACAGAACATCCCGCAACACTGA
- a CDS encoding cytochrome ubiquinol oxidase subunit I — MDALDVARWQFGVTTVYHFLFVPLTIGLSVLVAILQTLWHRTGSERYLKLTKFYGKLFLINFAMGVVTGIVQEFQFGMNWSDYSRFVGDIFGAPLAIEALVAFFLESTFIGLWIFGWDRLPQRLHLAAIWAAAIGTNLSAYFILAANSFMQNPVGYRINPDTGRAELTDFVAVLTNKVALITFPHTLAGAFLVAGSLIVAVGLWHVIRGSGADTDAYRFATKFGSWVVLVAAALVLFTGDIQGKIMTQVQPMKMAAAEGLYTTESPASFSVLTVGSLDGSREIFAIKIPHLLSYLGTGDPNGTVHGINDLQAQYASQYGAGSYTPIIPVTYWSFRFMIAFGMAAAAIALLVLWTHRKGRTPTSRWLLRAGLVMPALPLLANSFGWIFTEMGRQPWIVFGEMLTRNGVSRSVSLTEVLTSFTAFTLIYATLAVIEFKLLLRYAKAGVPDVTPQPAEDDTDDAERPLAFAY, encoded by the coding sequence GTGGACGCGTTGGACGTCGCCCGCTGGCAGTTCGGTGTCACCACCGTCTACCACTTTCTCTTCGTGCCCTTGACCATCGGCCTGTCCGTGCTGGTGGCCATCCTGCAGACCCTGTGGCACCGCACCGGCAGCGAGCGGTACCTCAAGCTCACCAAGTTCTACGGCAAGCTCTTCCTGATCAACTTCGCGATGGGCGTGGTCACCGGCATCGTCCAGGAGTTCCAGTTCGGCATGAACTGGTCGGACTACTCGCGCTTCGTCGGCGACATCTTCGGTGCGCCCCTGGCGATCGAGGCCCTGGTCGCGTTCTTCCTGGAGTCCACCTTCATCGGCCTGTGGATCTTCGGCTGGGACCGGCTGCCCCAGCGGCTGCACCTGGCCGCCATCTGGGCCGCGGCCATCGGCACCAACCTGTCCGCCTACTTCATCCTCGCCGCGAACTCGTTCATGCAGAACCCGGTCGGCTACCGGATCAACCCGGACACCGGCCGCGCCGAGCTGACCGACTTCGTGGCGGTGCTCACCAACAAGGTCGCCCTGATCACGTTCCCGCACACCCTGGCCGGCGCGTTCCTCGTCGCCGGGTCCCTGATCGTGGCCGTCGGGCTGTGGCACGTCATCCGCGGCTCCGGCGCCGACACCGACGCCTACCGTTTCGCCACGAAGTTCGGCTCCTGGGTGGTGCTGGTGGCCGCGGCGCTGGTGCTGTTCACCGGCGACATCCAGGGCAAGATCATGACCCAGGTGCAGCCGATGAAGATGGCCGCCGCCGAGGGCCTCTACACCACCGAGAGCCCCGCCTCGTTCTCCGTGCTCACCGTCGGCAGCCTCGACGGCAGCCGGGAGATCTTCGCCATCAAGATCCCGCACCTGCTGTCGTACCTGGGCACCGGCGACCCGAACGGCACCGTGCACGGCATCAACGACCTGCAGGCCCAGTACGCCAGCCAGTACGGCGCCGGCAGCTACACCCCGATCATCCCGGTCACCTACTGGAGCTTCCGCTTCATGATCGCCTTCGGGATGGCGGCCGCCGCGATCGCCCTGCTCGTGCTCTGGACCCACCGCAAGGGCCGCACCCCGACCAGCCGGTGGCTGCTGCGCGCCGGCCTGGTCATGCCGGCCCTGCCGCTGCTGGCCAACTCCTTCGGCTGGATCTTCACCGAGATGGGCCGCCAGCCGTGGATCGTCTTCGGCGAGATGCTCACCCGCAACGGCGTGTCCCGCAGCGTCTCGCTGACCGAGGTGCTCACCTCGTTCACCGCCTTCACCCTGATCTACGCCACCCTCGCGGTGATCGAGTTCAAGCTGCTGCTCCGCTACGCGAAGGCCGGGGTGCCCGACGTCACCCCGCAGCCCGCCGAGGACGACACCGACGACGCCGAGCGCCCGCTGGCGTTCGCCTACTGA
- a CDS encoding VOC family protein: MKAHVSSILLGVKDMERSKRFYTEGLGWKIAQDYGVSVFFAPDGGSPVGFYGRDGLAEQVGASPEGSGFSGLVLTYVVRSEGRIDEVMAEAEKAGATILKPAGPLPWGGYGGSFADPDGYIWSLGYSAQGENQPYAE, encoded by the coding sequence ATGAAAGCCCACGTCAGCTCGATCCTCCTCGGCGTCAAGGACATGGAGCGGTCCAAGCGGTTCTACACCGAGGGTCTCGGCTGGAAGATCGCGCAGGACTACGGCGTCTCGGTGTTCTTCGCACCGGACGGCGGCTCGCCCGTCGGCTTCTACGGCCGCGACGGCCTGGCCGAGCAGGTGGGCGCCAGCCCGGAGGGCAGCGGCTTCAGCGGCCTGGTCCTCACCTACGTGGTCCGCAGCGAGGGGCGGATCGACGAGGTCATGGCGGAGGCCGAGAAGGCCGGCGCCACGATCCTCAAGCCCGCCGGTCCCCTGCCCTGGGGCGGGTACGGCGGCTCCTTCGCCGACCCGGACGGCTACATCTGGAGCCTCGGCTACAGCGCCCAGGGTGAGAACCAGCCCTACGCCGAATAG
- a CDS encoding lysophospholipid acyltransferase family protein, producing the protein MDTPTTHWRAPRLWRAAQLAARGLVGLLGRLEVSGDVPEDLRHGPLILAANHISPFDPVVLAAACQARGIHPRIMATGGLFRAPVIGSLMRRAGHIRVDRGTRSVHHSLEMAAGAVAGGSVVLVYPEGRIGLDPGMWPERGKTGAARLAFASGAPVVPVAQWGSHEVLPYRAPKGMLRGLARAVLRRPVIRVHFSAPVLLRDLHPGTPGAARRATDRIIDAITDDLAPLRPDEPVRPRHVDPGRPLDTSRSHRRRLAG; encoded by the coding sequence ATGGACACCCCGACCACCCACTGGCGGGCGCCCCGGCTGTGGCGCGCCGCGCAACTGGCCGCCCGCGGCCTCGTCGGCCTGCTCGGCCGCCTCGAGGTCAGCGGCGACGTGCCGGAGGACCTGCGGCACGGGCCACTGATCCTGGCCGCCAACCACATCAGCCCCTTCGACCCCGTGGTGCTCGCCGCGGCCTGCCAGGCCCGCGGCATCCACCCGCGCATCATGGCCACCGGTGGGCTGTTCCGTGCCCCGGTGATCGGGTCGCTGATGCGCCGCGCCGGGCACATCCGCGTCGACCGCGGCACCCGCTCCGTGCACCACTCGCTGGAGATGGCCGCCGGCGCGGTGGCCGGCGGCTCGGTGGTGCTGGTCTACCCGGAGGGACGCATCGGCCTGGACCCCGGCATGTGGCCCGAACGGGGCAAGACCGGCGCCGCCCGGCTCGCCTTCGCCAGCGGCGCTCCCGTCGTCCCGGTCGCCCAGTGGGGCTCCCACGAGGTGCTGCCCTACCGGGCGCCGAAGGGCATGCTGCGCGGCCTCGCCCGCGCGGTGCTGCGGCGGCCGGTCATCCGGGTGCACTTCAGCGCCCCGGTGCTGCTGCGCGACCTGCACCCCGGCACCCCGGGCGCGGCGCGGCGGGCCACCGACCGGATCATCGACGCGATCACCGACGACCTCGCGCCGCTGCGCCCCGACGAGCCGGTCCGCCCCCGCCACGTCGACCCGGGCCGGCCGCTGGACACCAGCCGGTCGCACCGCCGCCGGCTGGCAGGATGA
- a CDS encoding SDR family NAD(P)-dependent oxidoreductase, translating into MRRIAAPPARTVRPWRQEVPVSAPTVLITGTSTGIGLETAVGAARAGWRTVATLRDPARADRLRAAADAAGVGDLLEVRRLDVVDQAEAAACVAEVVARHGRLDAVINNAGAGHVGTLERETVDVVRAVMEVNFFGVLHVTRAALPHLRATRGRLITVTSVGGVVGQPFNEAYCAAKFAVEGFMESLAPVAATLGVSVTVIEPGAVASEFVANVGLDAEAAVAAAGVYGPALRAYLDRTAAAFAGAQSPADAAAAVVATLVDPEPAPRVQTSPAARQFVGVKLADPDGLGVTALTAGWVR; encoded by the coding sequence ATGCGCCGAATCGCCGCCCCACCCGCCCGGACGGTGAGACCGTGGCGGCAGGAGGTACCCGTGAGCGCACCCACCGTGCTGATCACCGGCACGTCCACCGGCATCGGCCTGGAGACCGCCGTGGGCGCGGCCCGCGCCGGCTGGCGCACCGTCGCCACCCTGCGCGATCCCGCCCGCGCCGACCGGCTGCGCGCCGCCGCCGACGCCGCCGGGGTCGGCGACCTGCTGGAGGTACGCCGGCTCGACGTGGTCGACCAGGCCGAGGCCGCCGCCTGCGTGGCCGAGGTGGTCGCCCGCCACGGCCGCCTCGACGCGGTGATCAACAACGCCGGCGCCGGGCACGTCGGCACCCTCGAACGGGAGACCGTCGACGTCGTCCGGGCCGTCATGGAGGTCAACTTCTTCGGTGTCCTGCACGTCACCCGGGCCGCGCTGCCGCACCTGCGCGCCACCCGGGGACGGCTGATCACCGTGACCAGCGTCGGCGGGGTCGTCGGGCAGCCGTTCAACGAGGCGTACTGCGCGGCGAAGTTCGCCGTCGAGGGCTTCATGGAGAGCCTCGCCCCGGTCGCCGCCACCCTCGGGGTCAGCGTCACCGTGATCGAGCCGGGCGCCGTGGCCAGCGAGTTCGTCGCCAACGTCGGCCTCGACGCCGAGGCCGCGGTCGCCGCCGCCGGCGTGTACGGGCCGGCGCTGCGCGCGTACCTGGATCGCACCGCCGCCGCGTTCGCCGGCGCCCAGTCGCCGGCGGACGCCGCCGCCGCGGTGGTGGCGACGCTCGTCGACCCGGAGCCCGCGCCCCGGGTGCAGACCTCTCCCGCCGCCCGGCAGTTCGTCGGTGTCAAGCTGGCCGACCCGGACGGGCTCGGGGTGACCGCGCTGACCGCCGGGTGGGTGCGCTGA
- a CDS encoding DUF4180 domain-containing protein — protein MPDVLEERAGVPVLVCDPAGPPVATTEAALDLIGAAFGGAEVVAVPAGRLDPSFFSLGTRLAGDVMQKFVNYRMRLVVVGDISAHLAASGALRALVAESNRHDHIWFVPDLAALDARLGAAG, from the coding sequence ATGCCTGACGTGCTGGAGGAGCGGGCCGGGGTGCCGGTGCTGGTCTGCGACCCGGCCGGCCCGCCGGTGGCCACCACCGAGGCGGCCCTGGACCTGATCGGCGCGGCCTTCGGCGGCGCCGAGGTGGTCGCCGTGCCCGCCGGCCGGCTCGACCCGAGCTTCTTCTCCCTGGGCACCCGCCTCGCCGGGGACGTCATGCAGAAGTTCGTCAACTACCGGATGCGGCTGGTCGTCGTCGGCGACATCTCCGCGCACCTGGCGGCCAGCGGCGCGCTGCGGGCCCTGGTGGCCGAATCGAACCGCCACGACCACATCTGGTTCGTGCCCGACCTGGCCGCGCTGGACGCCCGGCTGGGCGCCGCCGGCTGA
- a CDS encoding helix-turn-helix domain-containing protein → MGNDMYSVEQVAELLGLHVRTVRGYIRDGRLRAVRIGKQYRIARADLDALTGRPAPAAGPPAVEVSSIVQVDGVDRAAADRLATLVLAGVNTQHDPARPLRVQTVHDEERHRMKIVILGDAAATADLLRLVDAVLAGGNDLLIGKETGDA, encoded by the coding sequence ATGGGGAATGACATGTACTCGGTGGAGCAGGTGGCGGAGCTGCTCGGGCTGCACGTGCGCACCGTGCGCGGCTACATCCGCGACGGCCGGCTGCGCGCCGTGCGGATCGGCAAGCAGTACCGGATCGCCCGCGCCGACCTGGACGCGCTGACCGGCCGACCGGCCCCGGCGGCCGGCCCGCCCGCGGTGGAGGTGTCGAGCATCGTGCAGGTCGACGGGGTCGACCGGGCCGCGGCCGACCGCCTGGCCACGCTGGTGCTGGCCGGCGTCAACACCCAGCACGACCCCGCCCGCCCGCTGCGCGTGCAGACCGTCCACGACGAGGAACGCCACCGTATGAAGATCGTGATCCTGGGCGACGCCGCCGCCACCGCCGACCTGCTGCGCCTGGTCGACGCCGTGCTGGCCGGCGGCAACGACCTGCTCATCGGGAAGGAGACCGGCGATGCCTGA